The bacterium genome includes a window with the following:
- the rpmE gene encoding 50S ribosomal protein L31 encodes MKKNFHPELAEVEARCACGATYKVLSTRKELKIDLCSACHPFFTGKRTIVDTTGRVEKFERRAAMAGAKKQG; translated from the coding sequence ATGAAGAAGAACTTTCATCCAGAGCTTGCGGAAGTCGAGGCGAGGTGCGCCTGCGGGGCCACCTACAAGGTGCTTTCCACGCGCAAGGAACTCAAAATAGACCTTTGCAGCGCCTGCCACCCGTTCTTCACGGGCAAGCGCACCATCGTGGACACGACGGGCCGTGTAGAGAAATTCGAGCGCCGCGCTGCGATGGCCGGCGCAAAAAAGCAAGGCTAG